The region TTAATTCATTTTGGTTTTTTAAAAAATTATGTTTGTCGGTAAAATTTTTAAAATCTGATAAAATAAAGTCAAATTTTTCGTTAATAAGATTTTGAATGTTTTTAAGAAGTTTTTTATTATCTTTTGTCAATTGATCTTTGTATATTTGAGAGTACTTTAAGAAAAAATTTTTAATTTTGTTTTTAAATGTTTTTTCTATTTCAGTAATTTTTGAAGTAGGTGTTTTGTCTGGACCATTTGCACTACCTTTTTTATAAAAGTATTTCATTTTTTTATTTGCATCAAATTCTTCATAATCGATTCCTTCATATAAAGGATGATCAATATTTGATATGTTTAATTTTATTTTAAAAGGATCAGATCCATTGAAGTATTCAGGAAAAATTTCTTCGGCAAAATCGTTATGCAAAATGGTATCATCTAGATCTAATAAGATGTTTTTTCTTGCTAAGTTTAATTTTATTAATGTTTTTTCACAATCNNNNNNNNNNAAACAGCTTCAATCATTAATCCTCCACTGAAGCGTATTTTAAAAATTTCAGAAAACCTAAGTAAAAATTATTGGATTACTTCTACCATTCCAAAACCCTGGCTGTTTCTATTACCTAAACCAGCATCAATAATAAACCCTAACATCTTAGAATCAGCAAGCAACTTAAAATTACCAGTCCAACCTTTTATTATTAAACTATTTTTTGATCCAAATCTGACAATTTTTTCTTTGTTAAAACCTATTGGTTCTAATTTTAATTCTGATTCTGGTGGTTTTTTATAAAATGCTTCCCATTTTTTTGCTGCATTATTGGCAATTAAAAGAGAAAATTCTTTTTCATATGGATTATAGTAGTATGTTTTCTTTTGTTTATATATTTGAAAGGTTGAGTGAACTTCTATGGGTGTAATAGCTCTAATTTTAATTTCATTTTGTGTAATTTGTGGGGGTTTTAATACCGAAACTTCTGATAGGTATAATTCATTTTGCCAGAAACTTATTTTTTTAGTTGTAAAACTTTTTGAAGCCAGGTTTTCTATTATCCAATCTACCGGTGAAGAAAATATAAAACTTACAATTTTTGGAAAAATGAATAATTTTTTTTCATTTATAAATTGAGCTTTTTCTAAAAAAGATGAAAAAGAAAACAATTTAAATTGTCTTTTTTCATATTTAAAACCTATATCGTGTAGCCACGAATCTTTAATGTTACTATAAATAAACCATTGAATAATGGAATTAAACCCTACTTGCAAAACTATATTCTTTGGGCTCTCAAAAATAATTTTAATTC is a window of Desulfurella sp. DNA encoding:
- a CDS encoding TM1802 family CRISPR-associated protein, producing the protein DCEKTLIKLNLARKNILLDLDDTILHNDFAEEIFPEYFNGSDPFKIKLNISNIDHPLYEGIDYEEFDANKKMKYFYKKGSANGPDKTPTSKITEIEKTFKNKIKNFFLKYSQIYKDQLTKDNKKLLKNIQNLINEKFDFILSDFKNFTDKHNFLKNQNEL
- the cas6 gene encoding CRISPR-associated endoribonuclease Cas6; protein product: MRIKIIFESPKNIVLQVGFNSIIQWFIYSNIKDSWLHDIGFKYEKRQFKLFSFSSFLEKAQFINEKKLFIFPKIVSFIFSSPVDWIIENLASKSFTTKKISFWQNELYLSEVSVLKPPQITQNEIKIRAITPIEVHSTFQIYKQKKTYYYNPYEKEFSLLIANNAAKKWEAFYKKPPESELKLEPIGFNKEKIVRFGSKNSLIIKGWTGNFKLLADSKMLGFIIDAGLGNRNSQGFGMVEVIQ